One Bacillus sp. (in: firmicutes) genomic window, ATTAAAGCGGTTGAAGCGGTTGATGAATGCCTTGGTAAAGTCGTAGATGCGATTTTAGCAAAAGGCGGCGTTGCAATTATTACTGCTGACCACGGAAACGCTGATGAAGTGGTCACACTTGAAGGAAAACCAATGACGGCGCATACAACCAACCCAGTTCCAGTCATTGTGACAAAAGAAGGCATTGAATTGCGTGAAGGCGGTATTTTGGGTGACTTAGCGCCAACGATGCTTGACCTATTAGGATTAGAACAACCAAAAGAAATGACAGGACAGTCATTAATTAAAAAATAAAAAGGAGAGATGAACATGCCATTCATTACAGAAGTTTATGCTCGTGAAGTACTAGATTCACGTGGTAACCCAACAGTTGAAGTTGAAGTTTACACTCAATCTGGTGCATTTGGTCGTGCCCTTGTGCCAAGCGGTGCATCTACTGGTGAATACGAAGCGGTAGAACTTCGTGACGGAGATAAAAGCCGTTATTTAGGAAAAGGTGTTCTAAAAGCGGTTGAAAACGTAAACGAAGTTATCGCTCCAGAAATCGTTGGTTTTGATGTAACAGACCAAGTAGGTATCGACAAAGCGTTAATCGAGCTTGATGGTACAGAAAATAAAGGAAAACTAGGTGCGAACGCGATCCTTGGAGTATCCATGGCAGTTGCGCGCGCTGCAGCTGACTACTTAGGTGTTGAGCTGTATCAATACTTAGGTGGATTCAACGCAAAACAACTTCCTGTACCAATGATGAACATCTTAAACGGTGGTGCTCACGCAGATAACAACGTGGACATCCAAGAGTTCATGATCATGCCTGTTGGTGCACCAAACTTCCGTGAAGCGCTTCGTATGGGCGCAGAAATCTTCCACAACTTAAAAGCAGTATTGAAAGAAAAAGGTTACAACACTGCAGTTGGTGACGAAGGTGGATTTGCTCCAAACTTAAAATCGAATGAAGAAGCGCTTCAAACAATCATCGAAGCGATTGAACGTGCTGGTTATAAGCCTGGCGAAGAGGTAATGCTAGCGATGGACGTAGCCTCTTCTGAGCTTTACAACAAAGAAGACGGTAAATATCACCTTGCTGGCGAAGGCGTTGTCAAAACGTCTGAAGAAATGGTTGACTGGTATGAAGAGCTTGTTTCTAAATACCCAATCATCTCTATTGAAGACGGTCTAGATGAAAACGATTGGGACGGTCACAAACTCCTAACTGAGCGCATTGGTCACAAAGTACAACTTGTTGGTGACGACTTATTCGTAACAAATACGAAGAAACTTGCAGAAGGTATTGAAAAAGGTGTAGGAAACGCAATCCTTATCAAAGTGAACCAAATTGGTACACTTACTGAAACATTCGATGCGATTGAAATGGCAAAACGTGCTGGCTATACAGCTGTTATCTCTCACCGCTCTGGTGAAACAGAAGATAGCACAATTGCGGATATTGCGGTGGCAACAAACGCTGGTCAAATCAAAACAGGTGCACCATCTCGTACAGACCGCGTAGCGAAATACAACCAATTACTTCGCATTGAAGACCAATTAGCAGACACTGCGCAATACCTTGGTATTAAAGCTTTCTATAACTTAAAGAAATAATCGGTTTAACCGGTGAATGAGGCGCACAAGATGTTAAAATCATCTTGTGTGCTTTTTGTTTAATTTGAATATCTGGATCGAAATTTTTAACTTCTCTTCCGGATACTTTCCGTTTGAACAATTTTACTTTATGTTTGACACAAATTACTTTCAGTTCTGTAAATTTTACTTTATGTTTGGCACAAATTACTTTCAGTTCCGCAAATTTTACTTTCTGTTTGATTTAGCCGACAAATGTCAACAAACAGTCACGGATTAAAGTCTCGTAAGGTTGGCAGATTTTGTTGAGAAAAAGTTTGAATTGTGTTACATTAAAAGTATTGTGATGTTCGTTGCAGGAGGTGGGACTAATGCATACATTCTTAATCGTCTTATTGGTCATCGTATCCATCGCCCTTATTGCGGTCGTTTTATTACAATCAGGAAAAAGTGCTGGACTTTCTGGTGCCATCTCTGGAGGCGCAGAACAGCTTTTCGGTAAACAAAAAGCGCGCGGAATTGATTTAGTACTTCATCGAATTACGATTGTTTTATCCGTTCTATTTTTTGTATTAACGATTGCTGTGACGTATTTTTCATTGTAAAAACACACAATGGATATCCTGACCACATTCGGTCAGGTTTTTCTTTTTTATCGTGAGAAAATTTGAGCAATTGCGAGAAAATAAACCATATCGAAAGGAGTTTTTGTCATGAAAAAAGTCGCACCAAAACCGTTTACGTTTGAAAGCGGTCCTCGTGCCGTTTTACTTCTACATGGATTTACTGGTAGCTCTGCCGATGTTCGTATGCTTGGTCGCTTTTTAGAAAAAAAAGGATATACGTGCCATGCGCCACAATACAAAGGTCATGGCGTGCCACCAGAAGAATTAGTACATACGGGACCGGAAGATTGGTGGCAAGACGTCATGGAAGGATACGAGTTTTTAAAGAGCAAAGGATATGATGAAATTGCGGTCGCAGGATTATCACTCGGAGGGGTATTTTCGTTA contains:
- the eno gene encoding phosphopyruvate hydratase produces the protein MPFITEVYAREVLDSRGNPTVEVEVYTQSGAFGRALVPSGASTGEYEAVELRDGDKSRYLGKGVLKAVENVNEVIAPEIVGFDVTDQVGIDKALIELDGTENKGKLGANAILGVSMAVARAAADYLGVELYQYLGGFNAKQLPVPMMNILNGGAHADNNVDIQEFMIMPVGAPNFREALRMGAEIFHNLKAVLKEKGYNTAVGDEGGFAPNLKSNEEALQTIIEAIERAGYKPGEEVMLAMDVASSELYNKEDGKYHLAGEGVVKTSEEMVDWYEELVSKYPIISIEDGLDENDWDGHKLLTERIGHKVQLVGDDLFVTNTKKLAEGIEKGVGNAILIKVNQIGTLTETFDAIEMAKRAGYTAVISHRSGETEDSTIADIAVATNAGQIKTGAPSRTDRVAKYNQLLRIEDQLADTAQYLGIKAFYNLKK
- the secG gene encoding preprotein translocase subunit SecG; the protein is MHTFLIVLLVIVSIALIAVVLLQSGKSAGLSGAISGGAEQLFGKQKARGIDLVLHRITIVLSVLFFVLTIAVTYFSL